From Entelurus aequoreus isolate RoL-2023_Sb linkage group LG22, RoL_Eaeq_v1.1, whole genome shotgun sequence, one genomic window encodes:
- the LOC133639483 gene encoding translation initiation factor IF-2, mitochondrial-like, whose amino-acid sequence MMMISSLVRRVGRLVHPALLPATSPAPLFTCRTLASKQVKGDRKEQRPKVNRNKQEVEIWQRMTVEALARAMDRDFDHIVEALLNTSLDVDCLEPDSVLDERWIKEVVTRSGMKFRWAKLSESQEREDRDAVPRPPADQSRMVQRPPVVTIMGHVDHGKTTLLDSLRKSQIAAKEAGGITQHIGAFRVELPTGESITFLDTPGHAAFSAMRARGAHATDMVILVVAADDGVMKQTVESIQHAKQAAVPIIVAVNKCDKPQADPQRVKLELLAHDVVCEELGGDVQAIHVSALKGDNLQALVEATVALAEVLELKAEPDGPVEGVVIESRTDKGKGPATTAIVQRGALKRGSILVAGKTWAKVRYLFDEKGRAVKEAGPSMAVEVIGWKELPSAGDSILEVESEQRAREVVDWRNQEAELQRMRAGQSAIQVKQKEHLDEYRKQREGLAHLHWRQRSALNYLNTKGKLRPSEQTSHADLSLPLIIKADVDGSLEAILSIVDTYDAQDQCGLAVVHSGIGDVSENDLNMAVTFGGSVYGFNVAAGKSIQQMAARQGVPLRLNAVIYQLVEQLKAELNSKLPPLLHHNTVGEAAVRAVFHVTLGKKKMAVAGCRVHKGQLDRKLRFRLLRGGETLWEGSLEALKHHKDEVGVVKVGMECGLSLDSDVAFNVGDVIQCLEELDVPQVTTWDPGF is encoded by the exons ATGATGATGATTTCTTCGTTGGTGCGCCGAGTTGGCCGCCTCGTGCACCCAGCCCTACTTCCGGCTACAAGCCCCGCCCCCCTGTTCACCTGCAGGACGCTGGCCTCCAAGCAG GTCAAAGGTGACAGGAAGGAGCAGAGGCCAAAGGTCAACaggaacaaacaggaagtggaaatctGGCAGAGGATGACGGTGGAGGCGCTCGCTCGCGCCATGGACCGAGACTTTG ATCACATTGTGGAGGCGCTGCTGAATACGTCGCTGGATGTGGACTGTCTGGAGCCAGACTCGGTTCTGGACGAGAGGTGGATCAAAGAGGTGGTGACGCGCTCAGGAATGAAGTTCCGATGGGCCAAACTGAGCGAGAGTCAAGAAAGAGAGGACAGAGACGCCGTGCCACG ACCTCCGGCGGACCAGAGCAGAATGGTGCAGCGCCCCCCAGTGGTGACGATCATGGGTCACGTGGACCACGGCAAGACCACGCTGCTGGATAGTCTGAGGAAAAGCCAGATTGCCGCCAAGGAGGCCGGCGGCATCACGCAGCACATCGGAGCCTTCCGAG TGGAGTTGCCCACAGGTGAGAGCATCACCTTCCTGGACACGCCCGGCCATGCCGCCTTCTCCGCCATGAGGGCGCGTGGAGCCCACGCCACAGACATGGTCAtcctggtggtggcggccgacGACGGCGTGATGAAACAGACGGTGGAATCCATCCAGCACGCCAAGCAAGCCGCAG TTCCCATCATCGTGGCGGTCAACAAGTGCGACAAACCTCAGGCCGACCCTCAGAGGGTCAAACTGGAACTCCTGGCTCACGATGTGGTCTGCGAGGAATTGGGAGGAGACGTTCAGGCCATCCACGTCTCCGCCCTCAAG GGGGACAACCTGCAGGCTCTGGTGGAGGCCACGGTGGCCCTGGCAGAGGTGCTGGAGCTGAAGGCGGAGCCTGATGGCCCGGTGGAGGGCGTGGTCATCGAGAGTCGCACAGACAAAGGCAAAGG TCCCGCCACGACTGCCATCGTCCAGCGGGGGGCGCTGAAGCGAGGCTCTATCCTGGTGGCAGGGAAGACTTGGGCAAAGGTGCGCTACCTGTTTGACGAGAAGGGCCGAGCGGTCAAAGAGGCGGGGCCAAGCATGGCGGTAGAGGTGATTGGCTGGAAGGAGCTTCCGTCTGCCGGCGATTCCATCTTGGAGGTGGAGTCTGAG CAGCGAGCCAGGGAGGTGGTGGACTGGAGGAACCAAGAGGCGGAGCTTCAGAGGATGAGGGCGGGGCAAAGCGCCATCCAGGTGAAACAGAAAGAACACCTGGATGAGTACAGGAAGCAGAGGGAGGGGCTGGCCCACCTCCACTGGCGCCAGAGGAGCGCCCTCAACTATCTAAACACCAAGGGCAAGCTGAGGCCCAGCGAGCAGACGTCCCACGCCGACCTCAGCCTGCCGCTCATCATCAAAG CTGATGTGGACGGCTCTTTGGAGGCCATCTTGAGTATTGTGGACACCTACGACGCTCAGGACCAGTGTGGACTGGCGGTGGTTCACTCTGGCATCGGCGACGTCTCCGAAAATGACCTCAACATGGCGGTGACTTTTGGAG GCAGCGTGTACGGCTTCAACGTGGCGGCCGGCAAGTCTATCCAGCAGATGGCGGCCAGGCAGGGTGTCCCGCTGAGGCTCAACGCCGTCATCTACCAGCTGGTGGAGCAGCTGAAGGCGGAGCTTAACAGCAAGTTGCCGCCACTCCTACATCACAACACTGTGG GTGAGGCGGCGGTGCGGGCCGTGTTCCATGTGACGCTGGGCAAGAAGAAGATGGCGGTGGCGGGCTGTCGCGTTCACAAAGGTCAGCTCGATCGCAAGCTCCGCTTCCGTCTGCTTCGAGGCGGAGAGACGCTGTGGGAAG GTTCTCTGGAGGCGTTGAAGCACCACAAAGACGAGGTGGGCGTGGTGAAGGTGGGAATGGAGTGCGGCCTGTCGCTGGACTCTGACGTGGCGTTCAACGTCGGCGATGTCATCCAATGTTTGGAGGAGCTGGACGTGCCGCAGGTCACCACCTGGGACCCCGGCTTTTGA